The genomic DNA AGGATATTTCCCGCCCGGGAAAGAGCCCTTTGCTCGAAGTGCCGATGAGTATTCAGTATAAACACCCGGCCTGGCTGAACACCGTTAAACAGGGCTACGATCGGCTGCGTGGGAAATACCGTTCCCCGTCAGTTAACTGGCTGCGTCCGTCAGGTGGAAATGCGTCTGAGATGATTAAGGTCGCACAACAGTGCTTGTCGCAGGGCAATGATTATGTGGAGTTTATGCTCCATTCTTCAGAATTTATGCCCGGCGGAAGTCCTACGTTCAAAGATGATGCGGCCATTGAAGGGTTGTACCAGGATTTGGACCAGTTGTTTACATGGCTGTCGGACAAGACGGTGGGGATGACGCTGGCGGAGTTTTATCAACACCAGAAATAATAATGCCCGCCAGGCGGGCATTATTTATCATCGTTGTTTTGTCTGAGAGAAAGGTGTACTCAGAGCAAACAGGATCATAAAGAATATCAATGCCTCCGAACTCAACAATATGACGTCTGTCAGGCCATAGAGCAATAATAGAAGCATGGCAGTTAATAGCAGTGCATTTTTGTTTCTGATGGCGTAGCCAATCATCGACATGAAGAAAAAGAGCAGTATTGCCAGGCCAGGTATTCCTTGTAATGAATACTTTTCAATAAACTCATTGTGTAGATGAATTCTAATATACCCGAGTGCTGCAGAGAGATGCTGGTGCCCGTCGTTGACATAGCGCGTTGTCCATGCTTCCCGATTTTCAACTGACTGCCCCAATGGATGTGCAAAGCCATTTTGAATTCCAACGGTCCACATGGAAAAACGTGCGCCCAAAGAAGTGCCATCGTATCCTTTCTGATAGTTCTCAAGTTCAATTTGAGTTTGCGTTATCTTCGGTGAAATCAGAGGCTTGTAGCTAACGACGACAATACCCGCCACAATGCATAAAAAAATCAGGGTTGATTTCAGATGAATTTTTCCGAAATGAAGTAGTGTCATTACGATGGCAAGAAGTAAATAGAGCCCCATAGCAACACGCGTTCCGGTTAAAAGAATAATAAAGAACGAGATCAAAATGGTAAAACTGGCAATGATATAGAACTTTACATTTTTCTGGAGGTAAAGACTGTACACAAAGGCAAGTGACAGCACGGAGTAAACATAGGCAGAGACCGTGGCTCGATTGATTGCCATTTCAACACGAGCCATACCTTGTGATGCCTGCCACAATCCATAACCGGTTGCGAGAGCAAATCCTGTCGCAGTTGCTAAAAGAAAATATTTCTTAAAGCTTTCTCTGTCGATATAAGCTTTAAAACGGTCAATATAGAAAACGAGAATACTCGCCAAAAGTAATTTTTTACTTGCACCGAGATAATCGCTGTACATGTTTAAGCCTTCGTTATGGTACTCGTAGACCATATACCAGGCAAAGTTTAGTAATCCGATAAGAAGTATGGGAAGTGCTATTGAGAATGGTTTTAGCGTAATTTTTTTGTACTCAAACGCTAAACCGAGGATAGCGATATAAATTGCAATATAGAAAAACTCACGTTGCTTCCCTGAATTGACTAATGCAAGCATCAAAGAGATGAAACTCAGAAAAAGTGTCAGTTGATAAAGTCGAAGTTTTATTTTTTCCATAATGCCTTAATAACCCTTTTCTTATAACTAAACCGAATATGAGTGTCCATAAAGAACGAAAGCGAATAAAGCTGGCTTACCCGAGTTTTTACTAAATGTAAGTGCGGTGTCGAGAGATACTTTTTATGGTTACTGTATATATCAAACCAGTGACAATTGATGAGATGTTTAAAACTGCGCGGGAAGGTTTCTTCCATGCGAAGCGTGCAATCAACAAGTGAGGTGATTTTGCTGACGTCAAGATCGCTGGATAAGCTTCCATGACGTTTGATGTAATAATAATGCCCCTGACGCTGATAAAATATTTTATGCGCTTGCATAATCATTCCGGGGAACACAGCGAAATCTTCGTAACAGACCATCGAAGGTATAGGGTTAGCTTTATACAGGTCTTTGTGAATAAATTGGCCGATCAGATGTGCCTGGAAGTCTTTATGTCGCAAAAAACGGGAGATCGCGTCTTGTTGCGAGATTGCCACAGGGTCGAAACCCTGCCAGGTTGAGGTGATCTTTTGAATATCACGAATTTCACATAAGCGCGTCAGTAGCATATCTGGACGCTGTGCTTGCAGAAAATCCACGGCATCCCGAATGCTGCCCGGTTTTAGCCGGTCATCGCTGTCCAGCATCGTAATATAGTCCCCTGATGCCAGCGCAACAGCACTGTTTCGGACCTGACCCACGTTACGGTAATCTACACATCGCGTTGTTGCATGAGGTAATTGTGGTAACCACGCTTCAATAATATCCTGTGTGCCATCATCTGAGCTGTCATTAAAGATGATGATCTCAACAGCATCGCCTGCACTACCAATCGCATTCTGCAGGCTTTCTAAAGTGGCATGAAGGGTATCTTCGGCATTATGCGCGGCAATAATGATGCTTAGAAAAGCCATACAAATTAGTTTCCCTGGGCATCAGTGAGAGATGTGATTGTGTTAGCTTTTGGTAATTCGCGAATAAAATCTTTAAGCTCACGTAGTGATTCGTCTGTCACAGCGAAAAGTTCTTCCCGATCTTGTGAGAAATAGTAGCGTGTTTCAAATACATACGAGCAAACATGCGCATCATTCCCAATCAGCAATACTTTGCCAAGCGGACGTTGTTCATAATGGCAGCAAGGGCCAAACAGCAACACCACCGGGACGCCCACCGCATCGGCAATGTAGATATTCCCTGAATCTGACGCAATATAACAATCCATTTTGGATATCGCCCACGGTAGCTCTTCAAGCGATATTTTGCCAATGAGGTTGATAAAATTGGGAATTTCACCGTAAGCGCGGGTGATGTCATCCATCCATGGCTGTTCGTTCGGTGCGCCAAAAACATAAAACTCGCAGGGCAGGTCGGCAAGATGATCGACAATACGTTTCCAGATTGCCGGGGGAACCGTCTTTGCTTTGTTACCGGCAGAAATGCTGATACCAATTCGGATAACCCCGGGTTTATCGAGAATTTGTGGGTAAACCGCAGGCTTGAACAGGGGCTTTGTGGCGTGCTTGGGTGCGTCCTGCCAGGTGAGCGCGCGATCGGCGAGCTTGAGATAGTTAGTGACGGACAGCGTCTTTTTGCCATGCTCAACGGTACCATCAGCCGTGGCATAAAAAATTCCGTGATACCACCTGCGTGTATAAGTGCTTAAAAATTGTTTGTTTTTTGCATTACAGGCTGAAGCGAAAAAGAGATTCACACTGTTGGGCTGCAGCAGATAGACATTGTCGTAGCGATTCATGATCCGGCAGGCGAAGCAGAGCTTACGCCACAGGTTGCGCTTTTGCTGCTCCACAAAAAAGATCTCTTCGATACTGTCGTCATGCTGAGCCAATGCGTTAACGCTGCGGCTGATCAGCACATCGCTTTTTTGCAGATACGCCAGTAGAGGCGTTGCATTGATAAAGTCACCGATTTTGGCTGTCTGAATGACAAGGTTTCTGCCCGTGTCTTTGCGAAACAGCTTCCGGATGAGTTTCACCGGAAAAAGTAAAATCAGCAGAAATACATAACTCATGGGTTAAATATCCCTGTTAGAAAGCCGATGGCTGCCCTGTAAAAACGAAAAAATCGCATCTGCGGTAATGTCTCTCATCTGCTGCGTCGGACTGACCATTTGATGCTGGTTTTTACCGTACCCCCCAATCAGTCCCGGGTCGGTCGGACCGAAGAGGGTGATATTGGGGCGGTCCAGCGCTGCGGTTAAATGGCTTAATCCGGTATCCACGGATACGACGGCGTTGGCGCCTGCCAGTTGCGCGGCAACCTGAGCCAGCGTGAGTTTAGGTAACACTTCCACATTTGAAAAACCCGCGGCCAAACGCTCTGCGCGTTGCCTTTCGTGTTCTGCGCCCCACGGGAGTTTAATATGGATGCCGGTCGGTTGCATTAGCTCAATGAGTCTTCGCCAGTGTGATTCCGGCCAGTGCTTATCATCGCGCGTTGTGGCATGCAGAAAGACCAGATAGGGCGGTGTGTGCGTCTTCGCATCGCGCAAAAAATGTTGCGCAATAGCGTAATCACCCTGCGTGTCCGGTTTTGCATAGCCGAGGCTTTTCGCAAACAGCTCGCGGGTGCGCTCCACGGCGTGCTGCTGTTTCGCGATATGGTGGCGGCGATTATAGAACAGGCTCGCCAGCGGCTCGCGGGCGGTTTGCCAGTCCATACCGTGCTTTACGCCATGTGCCAGACGCGTGACCAGCGCGGCGCTTTTGACCAGACCCTGTGCGTCAATGATGGCATCGTAACGCTGCGCTTGCACCGCATCACGGAAGGCTTGACGTTCAACCTTAATCGGTGCTGAGAACCACGCTTTACGCCAGCGGCGGATAGCAACCGGGATCACGCGGTCTACTGCTTCATGCCAGGTGGGGATCTGTGCGAAGCCCTCCTCCACCACCCAGTCAAAACGAATGCCGGGAATGGCCTGCATGGCGTCGGTGAGCGACGGCAGAGTATGCAGGACATCGCCCATGGAAGAGGTTTTAACGATCAATACCCGCATCCGTTATCCTTCTTCACTCAACAGCAGCTCGTTGAGCTCTTCAAGGACACACTCGGGCGTGATGTCGATCAGGCTCTGGTGATAGCCTTCAGCCGCATCGCCTTTTCGCACCTTGTGATAACCGCTGATCAGACGTATGACGCGCGCTTTATGAGAAAGCGGTGGCGTAAAGTCAGGGCTGCTGGGGCCATACAGAGCAACCAGCGGCCGGTTGAGCGCAGCGGCGACGTGCATCAGGCCTGAGTCGTTGGTGACGACGGCTTTACAGGCGGCAAGTAAAACTACTGCCTGTTCCAGCTGGGTTTCCCCTGCCAGATTACGGCACCATGCCTGCTGTTCTGTATTCAGCGAAGCCAGAATTTCGTTACCCGCCTCGTGGTCTTTCGCCGAGCCAAACAACACGACCTGATTACCTTCATCGATCAGCTGTTTTGCCAGCTCAGCGTAATGATAATGCGGCCAGCGTTTTGCCGGGCCGAACTCTGCTCCCGGGCAGAAACCGATCATAGGGCGTTCTGATGAAATTCCAAACGCGTTGCAGGTGTGGGATTTCTCACCGTCGTTGACCTGGAGCTGGGGCCAGAGCAGCGGTTGCGGCAGATCTTTTGCGCTGCGCATCACGCCTTTGTCATAGGCCAGCGCGACGTAGCGCTCGACCATAAGTGGCCAGGCGTCTTTATCGAGCACGCGCGCGTCGTTCAGCAGACCGTAGCGCATTTCTCCACGCCAGCCGGTGCGATGGGGGACGCCCGCAAAGAAGGGTACAAGGGCTGATTTAAAGGAGTTAGGCAGGACATAGGCGCGGTCATAGCGCTTTTCGCGCAGGCTATGGCCGAGCTTGCGACGTTCACCAATTTCCAGCGCGCCGTGGCCGAGCGGCATTGGGATCGCCTCGTTAACTTCCGGCATACGCGATAACAACGGACGGCACCAGGCAGGTGCCATCACGTCAATTATCGCCTGGGGATAACGCGCCTTGAGCGTGCGATAGAGACTTTGCGACATCATCATGTCGCCCACCCATGACGGGCCGATCACCAGAATTTTCATACTTACGCGTCGCGGTTCAGCCAGGCCATATATTCCGTTACGCCTTCGGCAACGGTCTTGAACGGTTTGTCGTAACCCGCTGCACGCAGGTTGGTCAAATCCGCCTGCGTGAAGGCCTGGTAACGACCTTTCAGTTTGTCCGGGAACGGAATGTATTCAATGCTGCCTTTTTTGTGGTACGCCAGGGTGGCGTCCGCCACGGCCTGGAAGGATTCCGCACGGCCTGTCCCCAGGTTAAAGATACCGGAGACGCCGTTTTCCCAGAACCACAGGTTCACTGCCGCCACGTCGCCTACGTAGACGAAGTCACGCTTGAAGCCGTCACTGCCTTCAAACAGTTTCGGGCTTTCGCCATTGTTCAGCTGCGTGTTCAGGTGGAACGCGACGCTCGCCATGCTCCCTTTGTGGCCTTCGCGCGGTCCGTACACGTTGAAGTAACGGAAACCCACAATCTGGGAATTGGCTTCAGGCAGAACCTGACGCACGTATTCATCGAACAGGAATTTGGAGTAGCCATAGACGTTCAGCGGCTGCTCATATTCGCGGGATTCGATGAAGTCTGACGTACGGCCACCGTAGGTTGCTGCAGAAGAGGCGTACAGGAACGGAATTTCACGCTCCAGGCAGTAATGCAGGATCTCTTTAGAGTACTGATAGTTATTGTCCATCATGTACTTGCCGTCCCACTCGGTGGTGGAAGAGCATGCACCTTCGTGGAAGATGGCTTCGATCTCGCCGAACTCTTCACCTGCCATAATCTGGATAAGGAAGTCTTCTTTATCCATATAGTCAGCGATGTTCAGATCCACCAGGTTTACAAACTTGGTGCCGTCTTTCAGGTTGTCCACCACCAGAATGTCGGTGATGCCTTTGTCATTGAGGGCCTTAACAATGTTGCTGCCGATAAAGCCCGCGCCGCCGGTAACGATGATCATAACTGTAACCTTTGAAGTGTGGAGTCCGGGGACAATCCCGGACGCTAATGTTCTTATCATATCATTAGTATGGCTGCCCTTCAGCCATTCACCGACATAGCGCAAGGGTACACGTGATTTATGCTGCAAAAACGAGAAGAGATAATGTGTCATCTCGTCATGGCGGCCAGGGTTGGGTAATATGTGCCAAAATTTGCCGAGTCTGGAGAATTGCAATGCGTGGTGATTTTTACAAACAGTTAAACAGCGACCTCGACACCGCACGTGCGGAAGGGTTGTTCAAAGAAGAGCGTATTATCACGTCTGCTCAGCAGGCGGACATCACCGTTGCCGATGGCAGCCATGTGATCAACTTTTGTGCGAACAACTACTTAGGTCTTGCGAATCACCCTGAGCTGATTGCCGCGGCAAAACAAGGCATGGACACCCACGGTTTCGGTATGGCCTCCGTACGCTTTATCTGCGGTACGCAGGACAGCCATAAGCAGCTTGAGAAAAAGCTGGCGGACTTCCTGGGGATGGAAGATGCGATCCTGTACTCCTCGTGCTTCGACGCCAACGGTGGTCTGTTTGAGACGCTGCTCGGCGCAGAAGATGCCATTATCTCCGACGCCCTGAACCACGCTTCTATCATTGACGGTGTGCGCCTGTGTAAAGCGAAGCGCTTCCGCTACGCCAACAACGACATGGTTGAACTGGAAGCGCGCCTGAAAGAAGCGCGTGAAGCAGGCGCCCGCCATGTGCTGATCGCCACCGACGGCGTGTTCTCTATGGATGGCGTGATTGCCAACCTGAAGGGCGTGTGCGACCTGGCAGACAAATACGATGCGCTGGTGATGGTTGATGATTCACACGCCGTCGGTTTTGTTGGTGAGAACGGCCGTGGATCTCACGAATACTGTGACGTAATGGGTCGCGTGGACATTATCACCGGTACGCTGGGTAAAGCGCTCGGCGGCGCGTCAGGGGGTTATACTGCTGCGCGTAAAGAGGTGGTTGAGTGGCTGCGCCAGCGTTCCCGTCCGTACCTGTTCTCCAACTCGCTGGCGCCGGCGATCGTTGCCGCATCCATTAAAGTCCTGGAAATGGTGGAGTCTGGCGCTGAGCTGCGCGACCGTCTGTGGTCAAACGCCCGCCTGTTCCGTGAAAAAATGGGTGCCGCAGGGTTTACGCTCGCCGGTGCCGATCACGCCATTATCCCGGTGATGCTGGGCGATGCGGTTGTGGCGCAGAATTTTGCCCGCGAGCTGCAGAAAGAAGGAATTTACGTTACCGGGTTCTTCTTCCCGGTGGTACCAAAAGGCCAGGCGCGTATCCGCACCCAGATGTCTGCGGCACATTCGCCTGAACAAATTGAACGTGCGGTGGAAGCCTTTACCCGCATCGGCAAACAGCTGGGCGTAATTGCCTGAGGACGTGTGATGAAAGCGTTATCCAAACTGAAAGCGGAAGAAGGGATTTGGATGACCGACGTGCCGGAGCCGGAAGTCGGTCATAACGATCTGCTGATCAAAATTCGTAAAACCGCCATTTGCGGCACTGACGTTCATATCTACAACTGGGACCAGTGGTCGCAGAAAACCATTCCGGTACCGATGGTCGTGGGCCACGAATATGTCGGCGAAGTGGTGGGCATGGGTCAGGAAGTAAAAGGCTTCAACATTGGCGACCGCGTCTCGGGTGAAGGTCATATTACCTGTGGTCACTGCCGTAACTGCCGCGGTGGACGCACGCACCTGTGCCGCAACACAATCGGCGTGGGCGTGAACCGTCCGGGCTGCTTCGCAGAATACCTGGTGATCCCGGCGTTTAACGCGTTCAAAATCCCGGATAACATTTCTGACGATCTGGCCTCTATCTTTGATCCCTTCGGCAACGCGGTACACACGGCGCTCTCTTTCGACCTGGTCGGCGAAGATGTGCTGGTTTCCGGCGCGGGTCCCATCGGGATTATGGCTGCCGCGGTGGCGAAGCACGTTGGTGCCCGCAATGTGGTGATTACCGATGTGAACGAGTATCGCCTGTCTCTGGCGCGCAAAATGGGTGTGACCCGCGCGGTGGATGTCTCTAAAGAGAGCCTGAGCGACGTGATGGAAGAGCTGGGCATGACCGAAGGTTTTGACGTGGGTCTTGAGATGTCCGGCGCACCACCGGCGTTTCGCACCATGCTGGACA from Enterobacter ludwigii includes the following:
- a CDS encoding O-antigen ligase family protein codes for the protein MEKIKLRLYQLTLFLSFISLMLALVNSGKQREFFYIAIYIAILGLAFEYKKITLKPFSIALPILLIGLLNFAWYMVYEYHNEGLNMYSDYLGASKKLLLASILVFYIDRFKAYIDRESFKKYFLLATATGFALATGYGLWQASQGMARVEMAINRATVSAYVYSVLSLAFVYSLYLQKNVKFYIIASFTILISFFIILLTGTRVAMGLYLLLAIVMTLLHFGKIHLKSTLIFLCIVAGIVVVSYKPLISPKITQTQIELENYQKGYDGTSLGARFSMWTVGIQNGFAHPLGQSVENREAWTTRYVNDGHQHLSAALGYIRIHLHNEFIEKYSLQGIPGLAILLFFFMSMIGYAIRNKNALLLTAMLLLLLYGLTDVILLSSEALIFFMILFALSTPFSQTKQR
- a CDS encoding glycosyltransferase family 2 protein, with the protein product MAFLSIIIAAHNAEDTLHATLESLQNAIGSAGDAVEIIIFNDSSDDGTQDIIEAWLPQLPHATTRCVDYRNVGQVRNSAVALASGDYITMLDSDDRLKPGSIRDAVDFLQAQRPDMLLTRLCEIRDIQKITSTWQGFDPVAISQQDAISRFLRHKDFQAHLIGQFIHKDLYKANPIPSMVCYEDFAVFPGMIMQAHKIFYQRQGHYYYIKRHGSLSSDLDVSKITSLVDCTLRMEETFPRSFKHLINCHWFDIYSNHKKYLSTPHLHLVKTRVSQLYSLSFFMDTHIRFSYKKRVIKALWKK
- a CDS encoding glycosyltransferase family 9 protein, coding for MSYVFLLILLFPVKLIRKLFRKDTGRNLVIQTAKIGDFINATPLLAYLQKSDVLISRSVNALAQHDDSIEEIFFVEQQKRNLWRKLCFACRIMNRYDNVYLLQPNSVNLFFASACNAKNKQFLSTYTRRWYHGIFYATADGTVEHGKKTLSVTNYLKLADRALTWQDAPKHATKPLFKPAVYPQILDKPGVIRIGISISAGNKAKTVPPAIWKRIVDHLADLPCEFYVFGAPNEQPWMDDITRAYGEIPNFINLIGKISLEELPWAISKMDCYIASDSGNIYIADAVGVPVVLLFGPCCHYEQRPLGKVLLIGNDAHVCSYVFETRYYFSQDREELFAVTDESLRELKDFIRELPKANTITSLTDAQGN
- the rfaC gene encoding lipopolysaccharide heptosyltransferase RfaC; its protein translation is MRVLIVKTSSMGDVLHTLPSLTDAMQAIPGIRFDWVVEEGFAQIPTWHEAVDRVIPVAIRRWRKAWFSAPIKVERQAFRDAVQAQRYDAIIDAQGLVKSAALVTRLAHGVKHGMDWQTAREPLASLFYNRRHHIAKQQHAVERTRELFAKSLGYAKPDTQGDYAIAQHFLRDAKTHTPPYLVFLHATTRDDKHWPESHWRRLIELMQPTGIHIKLPWGAEHERQRAERLAAGFSNVEVLPKLTLAQVAAQLAGANAVVSVDTGLSHLTAALDRPNITLFGPTDPGLIGGYGKNQHQMVSPTQQMRDITADAIFSFLQGSHRLSNRDI
- the rfaF gene encoding ADP-heptose--LPS heptosyltransferase RfaF, with product MKILVIGPSWVGDMMMSQSLYRTLKARYPQAIIDVMAPAWCRPLLSRMPEVNEAIPMPLGHGALEIGERRKLGHSLREKRYDRAYVLPNSFKSALVPFFAGVPHRTGWRGEMRYGLLNDARVLDKDAWPLMVERYVALAYDKGVMRSAKDLPQPLLWPQLQVNDGEKSHTCNAFGISSERPMIGFCPGAEFGPAKRWPHYHYAELAKQLIDEGNQVVLFGSAKDHEAGNEILASLNTEQQAWCRNLAGETQLEQAVVLLAACKAVVTNDSGLMHVAAALNRPLVALYGPSSPDFTPPLSHKARVIRLISGYHKVRKGDAAEGYHQSLIDITPECVLEELNELLLSEEG
- the rfaD gene encoding ADP-glyceromanno-heptose 6-epimerase, which encodes MIIVTGGAGFIGSNIVKALNDKGITDILVVDNLKDGTKFVNLVDLNIADYMDKEDFLIQIMAGEEFGEIEAIFHEGACSSTTEWDGKYMMDNNYQYSKEILHYCLEREIPFLYASSAATYGGRTSDFIESREYEQPLNVYGYSKFLFDEYVRQVLPEANSQIVGFRYFNVYGPREGHKGSMASVAFHLNTQLNNGESPKLFEGSDGFKRDFVYVGDVAAVNLWFWENGVSGIFNLGTGRAESFQAVADATLAYHKKGSIEYIPFPDKLKGRYQAFTQADLTNLRAAGYDKPFKTVAEGVTEYMAWLNRDA
- the kbl gene encoding glycine C-acetyltransferase, translated to MRGDFYKQLNSDLDTARAEGLFKEERIITSAQQADITVADGSHVINFCANNYLGLANHPELIAAAKQGMDTHGFGMASVRFICGTQDSHKQLEKKLADFLGMEDAILYSSCFDANGGLFETLLGAEDAIISDALNHASIIDGVRLCKAKRFRYANNDMVELEARLKEAREAGARHVLIATDGVFSMDGVIANLKGVCDLADKYDALVMVDDSHAVGFVGENGRGSHEYCDVMGRVDIITGTLGKALGGASGGYTAARKEVVEWLRQRSRPYLFSNSLAPAIVAASIKVLEMVESGAELRDRLWSNARLFREKMGAAGFTLAGADHAIIPVMLGDAVVAQNFARELQKEGIYVTGFFFPVVPKGQARIRTQMSAAHSPEQIERAVEAFTRIGKQLGVIA
- the tdh gene encoding L-threonine 3-dehydrogenase, with the protein product MKALSKLKAEEGIWMTDVPEPEVGHNDLLIKIRKTAICGTDVHIYNWDQWSQKTIPVPMVVGHEYVGEVVGMGQEVKGFNIGDRVSGEGHITCGHCRNCRGGRTHLCRNTIGVGVNRPGCFAEYLVIPAFNAFKIPDNISDDLASIFDPFGNAVHTALSFDLVGEDVLVSGAGPIGIMAAAVAKHVGARNVVITDVNEYRLSLARKMGVTRAVDVSKESLSDVMEELGMTEGFDVGLEMSGAPPAFRTMLDTMNHGGRIAMLGIPPSDMSIDWNKVIFKGLFIKGIYGREMFETWYKMAALIQSGLDLSPIITHRFSIDEFQEGFDAMRSGQSGKVILSWD